A region of Desulfovibrio sp. UIB00 DNA encodes the following proteins:
- a CDS encoding ABC transporter permease: MSDLIRVSLRQVVRQRGFGVMLSIALGITAFIVLAVLGREIRYKVGQDMVLMGGVNVIQVYMDDAQYPGQPDREFYPETVEALSQLPGVSLVSRNLRDNKTFPIRGTGERTLNLDFIGIDQYFAEVYSIDLTAGRLLNQEDVDSHRRVCQLGRDAARNLFGGSEEAIGKLLFLEQDVFEVVGVVSGVMLGSWSHGGFLPYTTMADRNWGRGKVRRLFIRAIGWEDVPPLVKIIPQMVREHQSAPYIVVQTQEDQLNRIKTTFMWVEALLWLGIAASLMLGGFGIWYGTFAAVRARTREVGLKKAMGGSDIDILAQFLAEALCKSVAGGIFGILIGCALVEIGSLSLGTGVSYPLLFFSSVGSIVFSAVIGIAGGLFPAMQASRMDVVTALRFE, translated from the coding sequence ATGTCAGACCTTATTCGCGTCAGCCTCAGGCAGGTTGTGCGCCAGCGCGGCTTCGGGGTGATGCTTTCCATCGCCCTTGGCATCACGGCGTTTATCGTCCTGGCGGTACTTGGCCGAGAAATTCGGTACAAGGTGGGCCAAGATATGGTGCTCATGGGTGGCGTCAACGTCATCCAGGTATACATGGATGATGCCCAGTACCCCGGCCAGCCCGACCGCGAGTTTTATCCTGAAACAGTGGAAGCCCTTTCTCAGTTGCCCGGCGTCAGCTTGGTGAGCAGAAACCTGCGCGACAATAAAACTTTCCCCATACGCGGCACCGGCGAACGCACGCTGAATTTGGATTTTATCGGCATCGACCAGTATTTCGCCGAGGTTTACTCTATTGATCTTACGGCCGGGCGGCTGCTCAATCAGGAAGATGTGGACTCTCACAGGCGCGTATGCCAGCTTGGCAGGGATGCGGCCAGAAATTTATTTGGCGGTTCGGAAGAAGCCATAGGCAAGCTGCTCTTTCTGGAGCAGGATGTTTTTGAAGTGGTGGGCGTTGTCAGCGGCGTCATGCTCGGCAGCTGGAGCCATGGCGGCTTTCTGCCCTATACCACCATGGCCGACCGCAACTGGGGCCGGGGCAAGGTGCGCAGACTCTTTATCCGCGCCATCGGCTGGGAAGACGTGCCGCCGCTTGTCAAGATTATTCCTCAGATGGTGCGCGAGCATCAGTCCGCCCCCTATATCGTGGTGCAGACGCAGGAAGATCAACTCAATCGCATCAAAACCACCTTCATGTGGGTTGAGGCTCTGCTGTGGCTTGGTATTGCCGCTTCGCTCATGCTTGGCGGTTTCGGCATCTGGTATGGCACATTTGCCGCAGTTCGGGCCAGAACGCGCGAAGTGGGCCTTAAAAAGGCCATGGGCGGCTCGGATATAGACATCCTGGCGCAGTTTCTGGCCGAGGCTCTTTGCAAATCGGTTGCTGGCGGCATATTTGGCATTCTTATTGGCTGCGCGCTGGTTGAGATCGGTTCCCTATCGCTTGGAACGGGTGTTTCGTATCCGCTGCTGTTTTTCAGCAGCGTGGGAAGCATCGTTTTTTCTGCCGTCATTGGCATAGCGGGCGGTCTGTTCCCTGCCATGCAGGCAAGCCGCATGGACGTGGTAACCGCTCTGCGATTCGAATAG
- a CDS encoding glycosyltransferase → MFWIWFLLATSQCALLYILARRGESMPRRIEEEAEANRAIPEDKWPSVGMIVPVAGRDPRMEGALRSLLTQDYPRFVPVLVTAEENEPAAELVGRLKQDFPALRHVVAGTATGCGQKNHNSLQGIAALGDEVDVYVFCDSTHMAEPDFLRHLAAPMARGEASFSTGYHVVEPRDDQPVTLAYTLCVMLMRYLQAMSAFTQLWGGAMAMTRAAYVKYGVAQLWLENVVDDCSLTALLQVRGAKVRLCPGALLRTDAVNHSTPVWRAWMDRQVLFLKFCMPGQWKLLGLMCVMMALPMVCAALAFLGWIVNVGSGAGVLLGLFWLAAVVSALHLWRGLLVKPVPLWRWCMAFVDAVRMFTSVYWQSIKSWDIVWHGIRYEVGKGGVVLRSEHCQGTK, encoded by the coding sequence ATGTTCTGGATATGGTTTTTGCTGGCCACCTCCCAATGCGCTCTGTTGTATATTCTGGCCCGCAGGGGCGAAAGCATGCCCCGCCGTATTGAGGAAGAAGCCGAGGCCAACCGCGCCATACCTGAAGACAAATGGCCATCGGTGGGTATGATTGTGCCTGTGGCCGGGCGCGATCCGCGTATGGAAGGCGCGTTGCGCAGCCTTTTGACCCAGGATTATCCCCGTTTTGTCCCCGTGCTCGTTACTGCGGAAGAAAATGAACCCGCCGCCGAGCTTGTGGGCAGACTCAAGCAGGATTTTCCCGCTCTGCGCCATGTGGTGGCAGGCACCGCCACGGGTTGCGGGCAAAAAAACCATAACAGCCTTCAGGGTATTGCCGCTCTGGGCGATGAAGTGGACGTCTATGTGTTTTGCGACAGCACCCACATGGCGGAACCTGATTTTCTGCGGCATCTGGCGGCGCCCATGGCCAGGGGCGAGGCTTCGTTCAGCACCGGTTATCATGTGGTGGAGCCGCGCGACGACCAGCCCGTAACACTGGCCTATACGCTGTGCGTCATGCTTATGCGCTACCTGCAAGCCATGTCTGCCTTTACCCAGTTGTGGGGCGGCGCTATGGCCATGACCCGAGCGGCCTACGTAAAATACGGCGTGGCGCAGTTGTGGCTTGAGAACGTGGTGGACGACTGCTCGCTCACGGCCCTGCTTCAGGTACGTGGCGCAAAGGTGCGTCTTTGCCCCGGTGCTTTGCTGCGGACCGATGCTGTTAACCACTCCACGCCCGTCTGGCGGGCCTGGATGGACAGGCAGGTGCTTTTTCTCAAGTTCTGCATGCCCGGCCAGTGGAAGCTGCTGGGTCTCATGTGTGTTATGATGGCCCTGCCCATGGTGTGCGCGGCCCTGGCCTTTCTGGGCTGGATTGTGAACGTGGGCAGCGGCGCTGGAGTGTTGCTTGGCCTGTTCTGGCTGGCGGCGGTGGTCAGCGCGCTGCATCTGTGGCGTGGTCTGCTTGTCAAGCCCGTGCCGCTGTGGCGCTGGTGCATGGCCTTTGTGGACGCCGTACGCATGTTCACCTCTGTTTACTGGCAGAGCATAAAGTCGTGGGATATTGTCTGGCACGGCATACGGTATGAAGTCGGCAAGGGCGGGGTAGTGCTGCGCTCTGAACACTGTCAGGGAACGAAGTAG